From the genome of Dehalococcoidia bacterium, one region includes:
- a CDS encoding MOSC domain-containing protein: MSKIVAVCKSEKKGTRKKVVAKCEIADGGLIGDAHADCCTHRQVSLLAIESIDKMRAMGLKVGPGSFAENLTTEGIELVSLPIGSKLSIGKEVVLEITQIGKECHTKCAIYRQAGTCVMPTEGIFGKVIRGGIVKPGDTISRDIDKKR; the protein is encoded by the coding sequence ATGTCCAAGATAGTAGCTGTCTGCAAGAGCGAGAAAAAGGGAACGCGCAAGAAGGTCGTCGCCAAATGCGAGATCGCCGACGGCGGTCTCATAGGCGACGCGCACGCCGACTGCTGCACGCACCGCCAGGTTAGCCTGCTGGCCATCGAGAGCATAGATAAGATGCGGGCTATGGGATTGAAAGTCGGCCCGGGCAGCTTCGCCGAGAACCTCACGACGGAGGGCATCGAACTTGTATCCCTGCCGATCGGTTCGAAACTATCGATCGGTAAAGAAGTCGTCCTTGAAATAACACAGATCGGCAAGGAATGCCACACCAAGTGCGCCATCTACCGCCAGGCCGGCACATGCGTCATGCCCACCGAGGGCATCTTCGGCAAAGTGATCCGCGGCGGGATAGTAAAGCCGGGAGATACTATAAGCAGGGATATCGATAAAAAGCGATAA